One genomic window of Candidatus Bathyarchaeota archaeon includes the following:
- a CDS encoding YIP1 family protein, with protein sequence MKPSTRSYMCVLVSWILLVCYSVLLASAVESIIDLSGVVPSDDNIKHIIIFLYGLAIVSFLGGSQIPAIFLKKRSFIVQFGFSITFGFMLILITILNDTTLNPLHETILKPFFLNYPVIAVEYLSIPYFFMIFIDLYLSGRLSAFSWRYFSQFLGGTFLHPRRTFDEVSYNQSILFSLVSVVIVSVTWIIRTVAFSLADFVPTRWRFVPFSIGEPLELVSRTVLIIPAALLLWLITSVLVHVAARQLGGTGSHSRTASLLGFAFLPSLITIAVDLLEIGLQIENSFLLYVIFLIFGFVIPLVLWPLILVIFAIQTSERLSWRSASLAAIIGFLPLFILLTLAFL encoded by the coding sequence TTGAAGCCCTCAACACGAAGTTACATGTGTGTTTTGGTTAGCTGGATCTTACTTGTTTGCTACTCCGTTCTCCTTGCAAGTGCTGTAGAAAGCATTATTGACCTCTCGGGTGTTGTGCCGTCGGATGACAATATAAAGCATATAATAATTTTCCTTTATGGTCTTGCCATAGTGAGTTTCTTGGGAGGGTCACAAATCCCTGCGATTTTTCTAAAGAAAAGAAGCTTCATAGTTCAATTCGGTTTCAGCATAACGTTTGGCTTCATGCTTATACTGATAACTATCCTTAATGACACAACTCTCAATCCACTTCATGAAACAATCTTAAAGCCCTTCTTCTTGAACTATCCCGTGATTGCCGTAGAGTATTTGTCTATACCCTATTTTTTCATGATTTTCATCGATCTTTACTTAAGTGGACGCCTAAGTGCCTTCTCTTGGAGATACTTCAGCCAATTCCTTGGCGGAACGTTCTTACATCCACGACGCACATTCGACGAAGTCAGCTATAATCAATCAATTTTGTTTTCTTTGGTTTCAGTCGTCATAGTTTCCGTTACATGGATCATTCGGACGGTAGCATTTTCTCTAGCAGATTTTGTTCCTACACGTTGGCGTTTCGTTCCTTTTAGCATCGGCGAACCATTAGAACTTGTATCTAGGACAGTACTGATAATCCCTGCAGCACTGCTCCTCTGGTTGATAACGTCTGTTTTAGTGCATGTGGCAGCACGGCAACTCGGTGGAACAGGCAGCCACTCCAGAACAGCATCTTTGTTAGGCTTTGCTTTTCTACCTTCATTAATAACAATCGCCGTTGACTTGTTGGAGATCGGTCTTCAAATTGAAAATTCATTTTTGCTTTATGTGATCTTCTTGATCTTTGGCTTTGTTATTCCCTTAGTTTTATGGCCTCTAATACTCGTTATTTTCGCCATTCAAACATCAGAAAGGCTTTCATGGCGAAGTGCCAGTTTAGCTGCAATTATAGGGTTTTTGCCATTGTTCATTCTACTTACGCTGGCGTTTTTGTAG
- a CDS encoding tyrosine-type recombinase/integrase, with product MNPYRAALQAMYPIVDARNITLRISNLEKTISDFAVYLSIDERLTKRMVKQYQYIAIRFLKHSKGMVSRDAVRGYLKGYLSMSPSTYNNQIKGLKAFIMRYLGRPEIVFGFRKAPILNNYEETVLPSKDQLRLGFSTLSGDREKAIFMFYKDSGLRCSELLELAISDVDSSLRSIKSRHNTRTKRAGITFYTVDTEKYLQKYLASRKDDKERLFRIDKNVFYRMWVEVSRKAEIKITPQVLRKWQSTTLGENGCPDRYVDIFQGRAPRTVLGKYYTGRELLRLKMIYEKFSEGLKLLA from the coding sequence TTGAACCCATATAGAGCAGCTCTGCAGGCTATGTATCCAATAGTTGATGCAAGAAACATTACTCTCAGAATTTCTAATTTGGAGAAGACAATTTCAGACTTTGCTGTTTATTTAAGCATTGATGAGAGACTTACTAAAAGAATGGTCAAGCAGTACCAATACATTGCCATACGATTTCTGAAGCATTCTAAGGGAATGGTTAGTAGAGATGCTGTTAGAGGTTATCTTAAAGGGTATCTTTCCATGAGTCCAAGTACTTACAACAATCAGATCAAAGGGTTGAAAGCTTTCATCATGAGATATCTGGGAAGACCTGAAATTGTTTTCGGGTTCAGGAAAGCTCCTATTCTAAATAACTATGAAGAAACTGTTCTGCCTTCCAAGGATCAGCTCAGACTTGGCTTTAGCACTTTGTCTGGCGATAGAGAGAAAGCGATCTTTATGTTTTACAAGGATAGTGGATTGAGATGTTCAGAGCTACTAGAGTTGGCAATAAGTGATGTAGATTCCTCTCTAAGGTCAATTAAGTCTCGACATAACACAAGAACAAAAAGAGCTGGAATAACATTCTACACCGTTGATACAGAAAAGTATCTTCAGAAGTACTTGGCAAGTAGGAAAGATGACAAGGAGAGGTTGTTCAGAATTGACAAGAATGTCTTCTATAGAATGTGGGTTGAAGTTAGCAGGAAAGCTGAAATCAAAATAACACCTCAAGTGCTAAGAAAATGGCAGTCCACTACTTTGGGAGAGAATGGTTGCCCAGATAGATATGTAGACATATTTCAGGGTAGAGCACCAAGAACAGTCTTAGGCAAATATTACACTGGAAGAGAACTACTTAGACTGAAGATGATTTATGAAAAATTCTCTGAAGGACTAAAACTACTAGCATAA